The Pseudodesulfovibrio sediminis genome includes the window ACGGGTCCTCCGTGTACACCTGTGGCAGGGTCACATACCCTCCGCCGTCCATCGGCCAGGAGACCAACTGGGGCAATCTGGATATCTTGGTCTCATTCTTCATGACCGGGCCATCGGAGACCTTTTTGGGCATTGTATGAAAAGCGGTTTTGGGCGCACCAAAGTACTTCCATGGACGCTTGAGCGCCTCCATGGGGCTAAGTTTGAGCTTCATCAATCGCTCCACCATCTTCACGGTGTCACGAAAAATAAAATGCATCCGCTCTCGTGTGCCATAGATATTGGCGGCCATGGGAAACCGGCATCCTCTTACATTGTTGAAGAGTAATGCCGGACCTCCGGCTTGAAAGACCCGGCGCTGAATAGCGCCGATCTCTATTCGCGCATCAACAGCCTTGTCGATGCGCACCAGTTCTCCTCTGGCCTCAAGTGCGTTCAGGCACTCAGTCGTATTCCTGTATCCCATTGTGATTCCCTTCTAGCTTGTGGCGTGACAATCTAGACGGATTAATCGGAAAAGTTAAGCGAAATTCAGTAAGCTTCGGAAACCAATGGCACACATGTCTCCTGCTATTGGGCAACCCGTGTGGGCTGCCAGACGCAATCGAATTCATGAGAGTTGATGGACTTGAAGAATGGATTCACATCCACCTCCAGCGGTTTCATCCTGCGCGATGCGAGGTTGCGACATGTATTGCAAAATTCAAGTGGGAAATTACAGACAAGACAATACGGTCTGTAATCATCACAAGTTGCAGAATTCCAGGGACGTTTGTGCCCAAGTATGCATTTCTTTTGATGAAACACACACTCTAGACAATCATTTGACATTGTTAACATTTCACGCATTTGCCACCTCCAAACAGGGCATAGTCTCAGTTTCAGAACTGAGCACACCAGACTTTTTTTTTGTATTATAATCTGGTTTTTTTCCGCACCTCCTCCTGTCTGCCCAAACAGCAGATGATTTGCGCCTGTTTTCGATAAAACAGGCGAGAATTACCATTTTCTTCTCCTTGCCATTTGACATGGTTCTGCTAACTTTTCGTGAAACAATGGATTTTCCGGAGGAACGTTATGCCACTCATGAACTGGGATGAGACCATGTCAGTCAAATCCACCGAACTGGATGCTCAACATCAGGAGCTCATCTCCCTTATCAATGATTCATACGAAGCCATTCAACGACATGATGAGCATAAGCTTCTGACACTGATCGAAAAGATGCGCGCCTATGCCAAGCACCATTTCGAGACTGAAGAACAGTATATGGAGCGATACGGTTATCCGGATTTGGAAAAGCACAAACGCCTGCACGCCAAATTCAATCGGGACGTAGACGAATTCCAAAAGAATCTGTTCAAGAAGACCAACCTTTCGCAGGTCTTCATTTTCCTGAGCCGCTGGCTGACCAACCACATCATGGAAGTCGACAAAGACTACGCACAGTGTCTGCCCGCTGAGGACACAGAAAAAAAGTGAATATGTGAGAGAGACTAAGGAAGAATATAAAAAGCCCTGCGCGAGGCAGGGCTTTTTATGGTGGGCTATGCAAGATTCGAACTTGCGACTTCTTGCTCCGGAGGCAAGCACTCTATCCAACTGAGCTAATAGCCCACGAGAAGGAAGTAGCTATACTTCACTATCTTCTTTGTCAAGGCTACAACAAATCTATTGAAATAAGAATCACAAAGACGCATGCCTCCATTTGCGGGGGATTCCACTTGCAAAAAAGTCTAAAAAAAGTCTATATACCATTCAATCAACTCGGATAGGGAAAGTATGAAAACAAGACGGATCATCTTGGCTGTCAGCGGGGCCAGCGGCAGTGTGTATGCCCATTCCCTGGTCAAAGCCCTCACCAATCGTGATGACGTGGAA containing:
- a CDS encoding bacteriohemerythrin, with the protein product MPLMNWDETMSVKSTELDAQHQELISLINDSYEAIQRHDEHKLLTLIEKMRAYAKHHFETEEQYMERYGYPDLEKHKRLHAKFNRDVDEFQKNLFKKTNLSQVFIFLSRWLTNHIMEVDKDYAQCLPAEDTEKK